The Bacilli bacterium region ACCAAGTCCAAGCAGGGCTTCAACGTATCGGGGTTGATCTTCGACGAGTTGTTTGCCCAGCAGACCCGAGAGCTCTTTGACACGATGACCAAGTATACGGGCGATGCTCGGCGACAGCCCCTCTATTTCCTCATTACTACGGCGGGCAGGGATAAAACCTCCATTTGTTATGAGATTCACTGCAAAGCCAAGGCGGTTCTGGACGGTTCCAAGATCGATCCCAGCTTCTATCCTGCCGTATTCGGTATCGAGGAGGGCGACGACTGGGAAGACGAGCGTGTTTGGCGACGCGTAAACCCTTCCATCGGGGTGACGATTCCGTTTGAGACGGTTCAGGCGGCCTATGAACAAGCGAAACAGAACCCCGCCGAAGAGATGCACTTCCGGCAGTTTCGCCTGAACGAGTGGTGCAACGCAGATATCCGCTGGATGCCCATGGACAAATGGGACGCCTGCGGCCAGCGTGACGCTGGACCCAATTCGCCTTCGGCGCACACGCAGCTGGAAGAAGAAATGGAAGGCAGGGCCTGTTATGGCGGTTTGGACTTATCCTCCACCGGCGACCTGACCGCCCTTGTCCTGGTGTTCCCGCCCGCCGGGAGTGATACCAAGTATACGGTCTTGCCCTACTACTGGCTGCCGGAGGAAGTGATCGACCTGCGAACCAGGCGCGATCATGTGCCCTATGTCGTCTGGAAGAAGATGGGCGTGTTCAACACCACCGAGGGTAACGTCGTGGATTACGACTTCATTGTGGCGTTCATCGCGAAACTTTCCGAACGATTCCGCATCCGGGAAATCGCCTATGACCGCTACGGCGCGGAGAAAATACGCCGTGACCTTGAGGAGCTTGGCGCGGAGCATGCCTTTGAGGTGATTCCGTTTGGGCAGGGCTTCATTTCCATGTCCCCGCCCAGCAAGGACTTCTACCAGTTTGTCATGGAGGGTCGTATCCGGCACGGCCGGCATCCCGTTCTTGACTGGAACATGGGGAACGTCATCATTGATCAGGACGCGGCGGGCAACATCAAGCCCAACAAGAAAAAGTCCACCGAGAAGATAGACGGCGTGGTAGCCATGATCATGGGCCTCGCTCGAGCGACCATCGGCGGCGGAATCACCGAGAGCGCTTACGCGGAAAGGGGGTTGCTGTTTATATGAGAAGACGCGTCTTGAGCGGATGGTTTCACTCCCGCGATAAGCCCAGCAACAGCGTGGGCGGTGGGTGGCGCTTTCTGTTTGGTGGCACCACATCCGGCAAAGCGGTCAACGAGCGGACAGCCATGCAGACTTCCGCGGTCTACGCCTGCGTGCGCATCCTCTCGGAGTCGATCGCGGGACTGCCGCTTCACGTCTACCGTTATAAAGCGGACGGGAGCAAGGAGCGCACGGCGGACCATCCTCTGCAGCGGCTCCTGCATGACGAGCCGAACAAGGAAATGACCTCGTTTGTGTTCAGAGAAACGCTTATGGCACACCTGCTCCTCTGGGGCAACGCCTACGCCCAGATCATTCGGGATGGGCGCGGCTATCCCGTTGCCCTCTACCCGTTGCTGCCCGACCGAATGACGGTCGACCGCGACCCGAACGATGAACTTGTCTACACCTATCAAAGCGACAAGGGTCAGATAAAGCTGCGACGCGAGAGCGTCTTGCACATCCCGGGACTAGGCTTTGACGGACTCATCGGATACAGCCCCATCGCGATGGCCAAGAACGCGGTGGGGCTTGCGCTTGCCACCGAGGATTACGGCGCGACGTTTTTCGCCAATGGCGCGAACCCCGGCGGCGTGTTGGAACACCCCGGCGTGATCAAGCCGGATCAGGTTGAGCGTTTGCGGGAAAGCTGGCAGTCCCAGTTCGGCGGCGCGAACGCGCACAAGGTTGCCGTGCTGGAAGACGGTCTCAAATTCCACCAGATGTCCATCCCGCCAGAACAAGCGCAGTTTTTAGAAACCCGTAAGTTCCAAATCAATGAGATTGCCCGGATTTTCAGGGTGCCTCCACACATGGTGGGCGACCTTGAAAAGAGCAGCTTCTCAAACATCGAGCAGCAGTCGCTGGAGTTTGTCAAATACACGCTCGGCCCGTGGGTGATCCGGTGGGAACAGTCGCTGACGCAAGCCCTTCTGCTGCCGGGCGAAAAGGCGGCGCTCTCTATCCGCTTCAACCTTGACGGGCTTTTGCGCGGCGATTACCAAAGCCGAATGCAAGGCTACAGCGTCGGTATCCAGAACGGCTTCTACTCCGTCAACGACGTGCGGGCGCTGGAGGATATGAACCTGCTGACAGAGGCGGAAGGCGGGAACGCGCATGTCCTCAACGGGAACATGGTTAAACTCGCCGATGTTGGCGCAGCTTACAAATCCAAAGGAACGGAGGACACAACGTGAATAACAAGAAATTCTGGGACTGGGCGCGCGATTCTGACGAGCGCGTCCTTTACTTCGACGGTGAGATTTCTGAAGAGACTTGGTGGGGCGATGAGATCACACCTCGCCTTTTTCGCGACGAGCTTTTTTCTAGCGAAGGCGATATCACTGTCTGGCTCAATTCGGCCGGCGGGGACTGTGTGGCGGCCAGCCAGATCTACGCCATGCTGATGGACTACAAAGGCAACGTCACTGTCAAGATTGACGGCATCGCGGCTTCAGCGGCCAGCGTGATTGCTATGGCCGGCACTTCGGTGCTGATGGCGCCCACCGCCCTGATGATGATCCACAACCCGCTGACTGTCGCGATCGGCGACAGCGAGGAGATGCAAAAGGCGATCGAGATGCTGGCCGAGGTGAAGGAGTCGATCATCAACGCCTACCAAATCAAATCGAGCCAGGGCAGAGCGAAAATCAGCCACTGGATGGACGCGGAGACGTGGATGAACGCCAACAAGGCGATCGAATTGGGATTCGCCGATGGTATCCTGCAAGACGAGAAACGCCAGGTGCCCGCCGGTGAGGTCACGTTCGCGTTCAGCCGCAGGGCGGTGACCAACTCCCTGCTGGACAAGTTGCGTCCCAAGGGGAAACCCAAACAACCCGAAACGCCGCAAGGCGTGGCCGCGACGACGCTCGAACAGCGGCTGAACCTGATTATCCATTAATTGGAGGAGGAAAAGATCATGTCTACGATTCTTGAACTGCGCGAAAAGCGCAATAAAACCTGGAACACTGCCAAGGCATTTCTTGATTCCAAGCGCGGCGCCGATGGTCTGGTGCCGCCCGAATCCGCCGCTGAGTACGACCGCATGGAGGCCGAGATGGTCAGCCTTGGCAAGGAAATTGAGCGTCTGGAGCGCCAACAGGCGTTCGACCTCGAAATGGGCAAAGCCACGTCCGCGCCGATGACTGGCAAGCCTATCCAGCCTGATAAGCCCAAAACCGGCAGGGCTTCCGATGAGTACCGCGCCGACTTTCACAACGTTCTTCGCGGCAAACCGCTGATTCACAACGTTATGAAAGAAGGTGCGGATGCCGACGGCGGCTACCTCGTCCCGACCGAGTTCGAAAGCCAGATCGTCGCCGGGCTTGAGGAAAGCAACGTCGTACGCTCCATCGCCAAAGTGATCACCACTTCCGCGGAGCGTAAAATTCCGCTGGCAGCCACCCACTCTGTGGCGCAATGGACGCTGGAAAACGGCGCATACACCGAAAGCAATCCGACCTTCGGACAGATTACGGTGGACGCTTACAAGCTCACCGACCTGGTGAAGGTTTCCACGGAACTGCTGCAGGATGCCATGTTCGATCTGGAAACCTATATCGCGGGTGAGTTTGCCAGAGCCTTTGGCATTGCCGAGGAGCAGGCGTTCTGCGTCGGCAACGGTACGGGCCAGCCCACGGGCATCTTTACCGCGAATGGCGGCCATGTTGGCGTTACGGCGGGCGCGTCCGTTACGGTGGATAACCTCATCGACCTGACGTACGCGCTCACTGCGCCGTACCGCCGGAACGCCAAGTTCCTCATGAAGGACGGCACCATTTCCGCGCTCCGCAAACTCAAGGACGCGAACGGTGCCTACCTTTGGCAGCCCTCCGTGCAGGCGGGTCAGCCGGACAGGCTGTTGGGTTATCCGATTTACACCAGCCCCTATGTGCCGGATGTGGCGGCGAGCGCGCTCCCCATTGCCTTCGGTGATTTCAGCAATTACTGGATCTGCGACCGCTTGGGCAGAACGGTGCAGCGGCTCAACGAACTCTACAGCACCAATGGGCAGGTCGGCTTCCTGTGCACCCAGCGCGTGGACGGTAAAGTCATTCTCGCCGAAGGCATCCAGCTCCTGCGGATGGGCGCGTAAGTCTTTGCTTGATGGCGCAAAAACCCTGATTGACTTTAGTATTTCTACCGGGGTAAAGGGAGGGCTGCGAACACCGCAGTCTTTTCATTTACCCCGGTTCCATTATCCATTTCGATCGGAGGGCTTCTCATGAGCGAATACAACACCAAGAATTACACCGAACAGGGCGGAGAGCGAACCGTGATTGGCGGCGAACTGGTTATCGCGCCGGGCGGCAAGCTTACCGATAACAGCGGCGCGGCTGAGGAAACGGAAGCTGTGACCCTCCCGTATCTGGCCAACTCCACGCAGTCGACCGCCGCCAACGTTGTCAAGGACTTCAACGCGTTGCTGATCCTGATGCGCGCCCAAGGGCTGATGGACGCCGTCGCGCCGACGATCACGATCACCACCCAGCCGGAGGAGCAGAGTGTTGCCGTCAATGATGCTGTCGGGCTGGCTGTCGCCGGTTCTAGCTCGGACGGACGTGCCGTGGCTTACCAGTGGTACTCCAACACCGCCAACTCCACCGTCGGCGCCACCAAGATTGCCACCGGCGGCACGGCCGCGACCTACGCGCCGGTGACAACCGCAGCCGGCACGATCTATTACTACTGCGTAGTGTCGGATGCCGCGGGCGGCGCGACGGAATCGGTGGCTCCGGTCACCTCCAGCATTGTCGCCGTGGTCGTGGCGTAACCAGGAGGCGAGTGCCCATGACGGTAGAAGAACGCAGGCAGGCGCGGCTGGCGAAGCTAAAGGCGAACCTGGTGATCGGGCATGATCAGGACGACGCGATCCTCACTCTGCATCTGAACGCCGCCATGGACTACGCCGGGAAGTTCCAACACAAGGACAATGCGTATTACAGCACGCACCGGATGAGCCCGACCACGCTGCAGGCAGTGATCCTGCTGGCCAGTTTCTACTACGAGTCCAAGGACGGCGGCGCCGGGGGGTTCTTTACCCCCACTACCACGGCGGCTAAACAGACGCTGGAATGCGTGGATACCCTGCTCCGGCTCGATAAGGAGTGGAAGATATGAGTGCTCAGATGAACGATTTCATCGATATCATTGAGCGGCGCGGAACCACAGACGATGAGGCGTTTTCATCCGATCAGGATATCGTCCTAGCCAGCGTACGCGCCGAAAAGAGCTACACCGGGATGAACGAATCATCCAAAGACGATGCGACGTTTGCTACCCAGACCGCCGTGTTCCGTTTCCGGTGTATCCCCGGGCTTCGCGTGGAGCCCTCTCAGTTCATTACCGACGCGGCGGGCCGGTACAACATCACGGCGGTAGACGAGATATCCGGGCACGGAATGTACCTGGTCGTGACGGCGCAACTCGTGACGGCTTCGGAGGGGTGATTGGTATGGCGAAAGTGACGGTGGAATTTCCGGACGACATCATGAAGAAGCTTGCCAAACTGGAAGCCAGAACCGATGCGGTGCTGGAGAAAACCCTCCAGGCGGGAGCGGATGTGGTCAAGCCTGTGTTTCAAACAAAGCTCGCGGGCGCGATCGGCAGAAGCACAAAGCGGAAAAGCAAGTCTACCGGCCAGCTGGTCGGCGCGCTGGGCGTCAGCCCCGTCAAAGCTGCCGACGACGGCTCCGTGGATATCAAGATCGGCTTCAATGAGCCCAGAAAGGACGGAAAGCGCAACGCCATGATCGCCGGTATCCTGGAGCACGGGAAATCGAACCAGCCCGCGCGCCCGTTTCTCAGCGCGACCAAAAGCGCAGTCAAAGCGCCCGCGACCCAGGCGATGGTCGACGCTTTCAACCAGGAGGTGGACGGGCTGTGAGCATCCTTGCGGAGATCAAAACCATTGCTGACGGCTTGTTTCTTCCGGTTGAAACAGGGGCTTATAAGAAGAAGCCGCCGGATACCTTTCTGGTGCTGATCCCGATGTCAGACATTTTCCCCCAGCACGCGGACAACAGCCCACAGTATACCGAGCCGGAAGTCCGGCTTTCTCTTTACGTCCGGGGCAGCTACACCACCCTCGCGGATGCACTGGTGCGGACGCTGCTACAGAACGATTTCACGGTGACTGGCAGGCAATATGTAGAGTATGAGTCGGATACCGGCTATCACCACTACGAAATCGACGTGACCAAAGTGTATCCGTATCATTTCAATGAGGAGGACACCCAATGAGTACAATTGGTTTGGATCGGCTCGTCTACGCGAAGATCACGGAAGACGAGTCTGGTAACGAAACCTACGGGGTTCCCAGAACGCTTGCCAAGGCGATCGACGCGGATCTGTCCGTGGATGTAGCGGAAGCTACGCTCTACGCCGACGACGGCGCCGCTGAACACATTTCGGAGTTCCAAACGGGCAAGCTGACCCTGGGGGTTAACGACATCGGGCGCGTATCCGCCTGTGACCTGACCGGCGCGAGCGTGGATGACAACGGCGTGCTGATCTCCGGCAGCGAGGATTCGGGCGGCGCGGTGGCCATCGGGTTCAGAGCACGCCGGGCCAACGGTTTATATCGCTACTTCTGGCTCTATCGCGTGCTGTTCAAGCTCCCTTCCGCAAAGCTGGAAACCAAGGGTGACAAGATCTCCTTTCAGACACCCAGCATTGAGGGCACAGTCTACCGCCGCAACCGGCTGGATGGAAATAACAAACATCCTTGGAAGGCGGAAGTGACGGAAGGCGATCCGAATGTGTCCCCGACAACCATCGCGAACTGGTACAGCGCGGTCTATGAGCCCAATTACAGCGGCGCGGCGATCACAATCAGTACGCAGCCCAGTGGTTTGGCTGTCACTGCGGGCAGCATCACGGGGACGCTGACTGTGGTCGCCACGACCAGTTCCGGGTCGCTGACCTACCAGTGGTACCAAAGCAGCAGCAATGTTGCTTCCAGCGGCACGCTCCTGTCCGGGGCAACCAGCGCATCCCTCCCGGTTCCGACGGGCCTGACGGAAGGCACGTATTACTTCTACTGCGTGATCGGCAACGGCACGACCTCGGTGGTCACCACGCCCGCTGCCGTAGTGGTCGCGGCTGCGGGTACGGTCGCGTCGCTCACGTTCACCACGCAGCCCACCGGCCGCAGTGTGACGGAAGGCAGCATTACCGGTGTGCTCACCGCTGCCGCCTCGGCTTCCGACGGTTCCGCCGTGAGCTATCAGTGGTACGTGAATACGGTCAGCAGCGTGACCGGCGCTACGGCGGTTTCCGGTGCGACCAACGGTACGCTGACGGTACCCACCGATCTGACGGTCGGCACGTATTCCTTCTTCTGCCGCGCCACCAGCCCGACGCTCGGCACGGTGAATTCCAATGTCGTGGCTGTCGTCGTGGCCTCCGCGCAGGCAGCGACCGGCACCATTACAATCACCGCGCAGCCCGGCTCCATCTCCACGACTGCGGGTTCCGTCTCCGGTACGATTACGGTGCTGGCAACCGTGTCCGACGAGTCTACGCTGACCTACCAATGGTATGAAGCCACGACCAACACCAATGTCAGTGGCACGACCATTTCTGGTGCGACCAACCGTTCCTTCAACCTGCCGATCTCCCTGCAGGCCGGATCGTATTACTACTACTGCGTGATCAGCAGCGAAACCTGCGCTTCTGTGAAAACCCAGGCTGTCACCGTCACGGTGGAAGCCGGTACCGCAACCATCTCGATCAGTGCGCAGCCCAATGATGCGACGGTTACCGCCGACGCGATCTCAGGCAGCCTGCACCTTACCGCCGCGGCCTCGGACGGGAGCACGCTGAGCTATCAGTGGTATGGGAATACAACCGACAGCAATACCGGCGGCACGCTGGTCAGCGGTGCCACCAGCGCCAGCCTGGCCCTGCCCACCGATCTCACGGAAGGTTCGTACTACTATTACTGCGTGGTCTCCGCTTCCGGCTTGACTGCGGTCACCTCGGAAACCGCTGCCGTTACGGTCCTGGCGGAAGGCACCGCCATCATCACCATTACCGCCAACCCCGGCGAGCAAACCTTCGCGCTCAATACCGGCAGCGCAGGCATCTCGGTTGTCGCCTCCGCTTCGGATGGTTCCACGCTGAGCTATCAGTGGTATGCAAACACCACCGACAGTAATACCGGCGGTTCGGCGATTACCGGCGCCACGAGCCTGACGTATACGGTGCCCACCGATACGGCAGGTACGTTCTATTACTACTGCGTTATCGGCAGCGCCACCGCTGCGTCGGTCACCTCTGGGGTGGCCACGGTTACCGTGGAGTAACGGCGTAACCAACACACTCATGAACCAACAGACGAGCAGGGCGGCGTCTCTTGAATGGGGCGCCGCTTTTGCCTGCCGCTATTGAAGGAGACTTGATCCATGGAATCCATTCAACTTGCCAATAGCGCTGTCATCGACTGCGACCGTGCCGCCGTGATCCAGATTGGCGGCAAAGAATATGCGCTGCTCCTGACCACCCGGGCTACCAAGGAAATCGCCAAGCGGTACGGCGGCCTCCAGAATCTCGGCGACAAGCTGTTCGAGGGAAAAGAGAACTTCGACGAGGGCCTGGACGAGATCATCTGGCTCATCGCTCTTCTGGCCAACCAGTCGGTGCTCATCCACAACTTCCAGTTCCCGGACGACCAGCAGGAGCTTCTGGACGCCGAGACGCTGGAACTGCTGACCTCGCCCTACGACCTCCTGGGCTTCAAGGACGCCATCATGTCCTGTATGTCCAAGGGCACGGCGCGCCATGTGGAAACTGAGGATACCGGCGCAAACCCTCCGAAGCCGACGACGGCAGCACGTTCGCGTGGCTCCAGTTCTACGCCTGCTCGCTCCTCGGCTACTCGCGTAAGGAGTACCACCTGACCGTTATCGGGGAGCTGCTGGACCAGATCGAGATCTACAAGATTTTCAACCGCATGGCCAAGGCGAAGCGGCGTCTGGACATCGACGACGTGATTCCTTTTGCCCTCGACTGATGCCGGGCTGTGGAACATCCACGGCTCGGTGTTTTCATTTCATGTAAGGGAGGTGACGCGCTATGGCAAACGACGGCAGTATCGGCGTGAAGCTCAAGGCCGAAGGCGAGGCCACTTTCAAGAAAGCGCTCTCCGACCTGAACGCCCAGTTCAAGCTAGTCAAGTCCGAACTGAATTTGGTTTCTTCCGAGTACGACCAGAACGACCGGTCCGCTGCTGCCGTAGCCGCGCGCTCCGAGGCGCTGACCAAGCAGATCGAGGCGCAGAAGTCGAAGGTAGAGCTGCTGCAAAAGGCGCTCGATTCCGCCGGAACCGCCTATGGCGAGAGTGATAAGCGCACCCTCTCTTACGCGACTCAGCTCAATAACGCCAAGGCTGAGCTGAACAACATGAACACCGCCCTGGAATCCAATCAGGGCGCGCTGGAAGATACTGCAGCGTCCACAGGGCAGGCGAAAGACGCAAGCCAGGTGTTGGACGAGAAGCTCTCTATGCTCGACAGTTCCTTCAAAGTGCTGCGTTCTCAGCTGAACCTTGTGACCGCCGAGTACGGTTCCGACGCCAAATCCGTCGAGGCGTTCTCCGCCAAACAAGCTGTCTTGAACCAGCAGATAGACCTGCAAAAGCAGAAGATCACCACGCTGCAGGCCGCGCTCATGCGTGCGACCGCCGAGTACGGCGAAGGATCCGCCGAGGCGAACAAATACCAGGCGGCGCTGTACGACGCGCAGGCTACCCTCGGAAAGCTCGAAGGCGAGCTGAAGGACTGCGGGACTGCGCTGGACAAGGCCTCCTCCGGCATGGACGGCGCAGAAGGCGAAGCCAGGGAACTGGACAAGGCGGTGGACGACGCGGGCGACGCTGCGGATCAGTCGGGCGAGAAGTACGGTCGATTCGCCTCCGTCTTGGGTACGGTCGGCAAAGCCCTCGGCGCGGCTGTGGCCGCGGCTGGCGCCGCCGCCGTTGCCCTCGCGAAATCCGTCGTGAGCGCCTATGCCGATTACGAGCAGCTGGTCGGCGGCGTGGACACCCTTTTCAAGGATTCCAGCAAAGAACTGCAGTCCTATGCCGCCAACGCCTACAAAACCGCCGGGCTCTCCGCCAACGAGTATATGGAAACGGTCACGTCGTTCTCGGCGAGCCTCATCCAGTCCCTTGGCGGCGATACGGAAAAAGCTGTCCAGTATGCCGATATGGCGATCACGGATATGTCGGACAACGCCAACAAAATGGGCAGCGACATGTCCTCCATCCAGAACGCCTATCAGGGTTTTGCCAAGCAGAACTATACGATGCTGGACAACCTCAAACTGGGGTACGGCGGCACCAAGGAAGAAATGCAGCGTCTGCTCAAGGACGCAGAGAAGATCTCCGGGGTCAAGTTCGATCTTTCTTCGTACTCCGACGTCGTCCAGGCCATTCACGTCATGCAGGAAAGCATGGGCATCGCGGGAACGACGGCGCTTGAGGCGGAGCACACGATTTCCGGCTCTATCGGGTCGCTCAAAGCAGCGTTTTCGAACCTGGTCGTGGGCTTCGGCGATTCGCAGGCCGATATGAAGCAGCTGTGCGGCAACGTTGTGGACGCTTTTTCCGATGTGCTGACCAACATCACCCCGATCATCCAGAACATCGTCGAAGCTTTACCGATCGCGATCGAAGCGATGATCCCCGTGATCAACCAACTGCTGCCAACCCTGCTCACCACCGTGGGTGATCTGTTTGAGCAGATTCTGAATATGCTGTTCTCGGTACTTCCCGAGCTGATTCCTGTCGCCGTGGACGCGGTCCTGACCATTGTGGACGCGTTAATCGACAACCTGCCGCTGCTGGTTTCCGCCGCGCTCCAACTGGTGACCACCCTCGTAAGCAGCATCGGCGCTGCACTGCCCGACTTGATCCCCGCTGCGGTTGAAGCCATCATTACGATTGTGCAGGGGCTCATCGACAACCTCGACCTCATCATCGACGCGGCGCTCCAGCTGGTAACCGGACTGGCCCAGGGGATCCTGAAAGCGATTCCCGTGCTGATTGCAGCGCTCCCCAAGCTCATCACCAGCCTCATCGACAAGCTCTTGGCAGCGATTCCTGAGATCATTCAAACCGGCGTCACGCTGCTTGTGGCGCTGGTAGATGCGCTGCCTGAGATCATTGATACGGTCTGCGAGGCAATCCCGGCGATCATCGAGGGCCTGGTCTCGGCCATCATGGACAATCTCGACGATATCGTCAACGCGGGCGTACAGCTGTTCGTCGCGCTCATTACCAACCTGCCCAGGATCATCGTTGAGGTGGTCAAGGCCGTTCCGAAGATCATCACGGCGCTGGTCAATGGGCTCGTCGGGTCCTTCGGAACCATCGCCTCGACCGGCGAAGGCCTGCTGAAATCCATTGTGACCAATCTCCGACAGGCTGTGACGGACATTGTGGCCGCGCTTCCCCAGGTGATCACCGGGATTGTTACGTTCTTTACGTCGATGTTTGGCAAGGTCGCCGAGGTGGGCGCGGGGCTGCTGGGGTCAGTGACCACGCGGATCACCGAGGTCGTTACGAAGGTCACGACTGCCGTGGGCAATATTGTCACGGGCATCAAAACGGCACTGAGTTCCAAGCTTTCTGAGATTGCGACCACAGGCCAAAACCTGCTCAATGGCATTGTGCAGAACGTTTCCTCCGTAATCGCCACCGTGAAAACGGGCGTGGGCAACATCGTCACGTCCATCAAGGACTTCATCGTTGGAAAGGCGACCACCATCGCCACGGCTGGCCAGTCCTTGCTTAACAACATCACGACCAATGTGGGCTCCGTCATTACGAATGTGACGGGCAAGGTATCCAGTATTCTGAACCAGATCAAGAGCAAGATTTCCGGCTACGCCAGTACGATCGCCGCCACCGGCACAACGCTGTTTAACAGCCTGGTGCGCAATGCGGGCAGCATTGGTTCAACCATCGTTACCGCTTGCTCCGGCATCCTGACCCGCATCAAGACCGCCTTCACCAGCGGCGTCTCCAGCATGATCTCCATCGGCGGGAACCTCGCTTCCGGGATCTGGACGGGCCTTTCCAACGCCGCAAGCAGCCTCTACACCAAAGTCAGCAACCTGTGCAGCGGGCTGTGGAAAAGAATCAAGTCGTTCTTTGGCATTTCTTCGCCCTCCACGCTGTTCCGGGATTCGATCGGCGCCAACCTGGCGTTGGGGCTTGGGCTGGGCTTTGAGGACGAGATGAACAAGGTGGCGGATCAGATGCAGGCGGCGGTGCCGACAACGCTGGACGCGGGCGGGATCAGCCTGAACGGGGTAAGCAGTACAGCAACGGTCACGTCCGGCCCGCTGGTGTCCGTGCAGCAGCTGATCGTGCGCAGCGAGGACGACATCCGCGCCATCTCCCAGCAGCTGTACAACATGATCCAGCAGTCCAGCCGTGCGCAGGGGTACTTCACTACGGCGTAATCAAAGCAAATCCTGATAGCCACAGGAGAATGGGGGTGCTTGCATGGGTTTTCTGTTCAACGGTATCCACTCGTCCACCATGGGCATCCGTGCACGGCTTACGGACTGGCGATTCATCCCCGCGGTAAACAATTACACGGTAAACATCCCCGGAAAGGAAGGTGTGGCGGACTTTGGCGCCAGCAAGACCAGCCGACGGATCTCTGCCAAATGCGGCGTGAATCCCGCGGGCAGCATGGCCAGCCTGATTCATGTACTCGACGTGCTCGCGGCGTGGCTCGACCCTACCAACGGGACCGCTCAGCTGGTGTTGGATGAGCTGCCCGACCGGTACTTTCTTGCGCGTCTGGACAGCGATGTGAGCTGTACACGACTCATCCGCTGC contains the following coding sequences:
- a CDS encoding phage tail protein, which produces MANDGSIGVKLKAEGEATFKKALSDLNAQFKLVKSELNLVSSEYDQNDRSAAAVAARSEALTKQIEAQKSKVELLQKALDSAGTAYGESDKRTLSYATQLNNAKAELNNMNTALESNQGALEDTAASTGQAKDASQVLDEKLSMLDSSFKVLRSQLNLVTAEYGSDAKSVEAFSAKQAVLNQQIDLQKQKITTLQAALMRATAEYGEGSAEANKYQAALYDAQATLGKLEGELKDCGTALDKASSGMDGAEGEARELDKAVDDAGDAADQSGEKYGRFASVLGTVGKALGAAVAAAGAAAVALAKSVVSAYADYEQLVGGVDTLFKDSSKELQSYAANAYKTAGLSANEYMETVTSFSASLIQSLGGDTEKAVQYADMAITDMSDNANKMGSDMSSIQNAYQGFAKQNYTMLDNLKLGYGGTKEEMQRLLKDAEKISGVKFDLSSYSDVVQAIHVMQESMGIAGTTALEAEHTISGSIGSLKAAFSNLVVGFGDSQADMKQLCGNVVDAFSDVLTNITPIIQNIVEALPIAIEAMIPVINQLLPTLLTTVGDLFEQILNMLFSVLPELIPVAVDAVLTIVDALIDNLPLLVSAALQLVTTLVSSIGAALPDLIPAAVEAIITIVQGLIDNLDLIIDAALQLVTGLAQGILKAIPVLIAALPKLITSLIDKLLAAIPEIIQTGVTLLVALVDALPEIIDTVCEAIPAIIEGLVSAIMDNLDDIVNAGVQLFVALITNLPRIIVEVVKAVPKIITALVNGLVGSFGTIASTGEGLLKSIVTNLRQAVTDIVAALPQVITGIVTFFTSMFGKVAEVGAGLLGSVTTRITEVVTKVTTAVGNIVTGIKTALSSKLSEIATTGQNLLNGIVQNVSSVIATVKTGVGNIVTSIKDFIVGKATTIATAGQSLLNNITTNVGSVITNVTGKVSSILNQIKSKISGYASTIAATGTTLFNSLVRNAGSIGSTIVTACSGILTRIKTAFTSGVSSMISIGGNLASGIWTGLSNAASSLYTKVSNLCSGLWKRIKSFFGISSPSTLFRDSIGANLALGLGLGFEDEMNKVADQMQAAVPTTLDAGGISLNGVSSTATVTSGPLVSVQQLIVRSEDDIRAISQQLYNMIQQSSRAQGYFTTA